In Oryza sativa Japonica Group chromosome 11, ASM3414082v1, the following are encoded in one genomic region:
- the LOC9270770 gene encoding transcription factor BHLH089-like isoform X2 — MAHDGFLGGGGGSFHAMAAWPLPFDAAAALHGGGWDSDPALGELVPSPVGVGVGGGVHKAALMDELASRLGGVCGGGLGGGGVPSPPSSSRYASCYSTPVGSPCKPAPAPPVPSLLAAADAMIAERAARMSCLAAAGHGGGKLSRAASSQSLLAETAAAGGVHQLPASDGSSSDAPCRKRKAPCAKARGKDAATTIAKSPEPGTKAKKCKLSADAAGDEDTKPVAGDAGHGGNGKGKVLDAAGEPPKDYIHVRARRGQATDSHSLAERVRREKISERMKLLQDLVPGCNKVTGKAVMLDEIINYVQSLQRQVEFLSMKLSTVNPQLDFDVDNFIPKDQASDPIMPAPLSLPPPPPPLSYSPEGASPGICYASSQGTAMQSVVTSTKHLETAPTFANHHVIPVPSLDGFHSAHSQAGSCMWEDDLQSVVQMGFRGNT; from the exons ATGGCGCACGACGGGTTcctcggtggtggtggcggaagCTTCCACGCGATGGCGGCGTGGCCGCTGCCGttcgacgccgcggccgcgctgCACGGGGGAGGGTGGGACAGCGACCCGGCGCTCGGCGAGCTCGTGCCATCgccggtgggggtgggggtcgggggcggggTGCACAAGGCCGCGCTGATGGACGAGCTGGCGAGCAGGCTCGGCGGCGtgtgcggcggcgggctcgggggCGGCGgggtgccgtcgccgccgtcgtcgtcgcggtaCGCGTCGTGCTACAGCACGCCGGTGGGCTCGCCGTGCAagcccgcgccggcgccgcctgtGCCTTCCCTGCTCGCCGCGGCGGACGCCATGATCGCCGAGCGCGCCGCGCGGATGTCGTGCCTGGCGGCTGCCGGACACGGCGGCGGGAAGCTCTCACGCGCGGCGAGCAGCCAGTCCCTCctcgcggagacggcggcggccggtggcgtcCACCAGCTACCGGCGAGCGACGGGTCGAGCAGCGACGCTCCTTGTCGGAAGCGGAAGGCGCCGTGCGCCAAGGCTAGAGGCAAGGACGCAGCGACGACCATTGCCAAG TCGCCGGAGCCGGGGACGAAGGCGAAGAAATGCAAGCTGTCCGCGGACGCCGCCGGAGACGAGGACACGAagccggtcgccggcgacgcgggaCACGGCGGCAATGGCAAGGGAAaggtcctcgacgccgccggcgagccaccCAAGGACTACATCCACgtgcgcgctcgccgcggccaGGCCACCGACAGCCACAGCCTCGCCGAGCGG GTGAGGAGAGAAAAGATCAGCGAGCGCATGAAGCTGCTTCAAGACCTCGTTCCTGGCTGCAACAAG GTGACAGGCAAGGCAGTGATGCTTGACGAGATCATAAACTACGTCCAGTCGTTGCAACGGCAAGTGGAG TTCCTATCAATGAAGCTTTCCACCGTCAACCCGCAGCTGGATTTCGACGTCGACAACTTCATCCCAAAAGAT CAGGCTAGTGATCCCATCATGCCCGCGCCGTTgtcgctgccaccgccaccgccaccgctatCCTACTCACCGGAGGGCGCAAGCCCGGGGATCTGCTACGCGTCGTCGCAAGGGACAGCAATGCAGAGCGTGGTGACAAGCACCAAACACTTAGAAACGGCGCCAACATTTGCAAACCACCATGTCATCCCAGTTCCCTCACTTGATGGGTTTCACAGTGCTCATTCTCAG GCAGGGAGCTGCATGTGGGAGGATGACCTGCAGAGCGTGGTTCAGATGGGGTTCAGGGGCAATACATGA
- the LOC9270770 gene encoding transcription factor BHLH089-like isoform X1, which produces MAHDGFLGGGGGSFHAMAAWPLPFDAAAALHGGGWDSDPALGELVPSPVGVGVGGGVHKAALMDELASRLGGVCGGGLGGGGVPSPPSSSRYASCYSTPVGSPCKPAPAPPVPSLLAAADAMIAERAARMSCLAAAGHGGGKLSRAASSQSLLAETAAAGGVHQLPASDGSSSDAPCRKRKAPCAKARGKDAATTIAKSPEPGTKAKKCKLSADAAGDEDTKPVAGDAGHGGNGKGKVLDAAGEPPKDYIHVRARRGQATDSHSLAERVRREKISERMKLLQDLVPGCNKVTGKAVMLDEIINYVQSLQRQVEFLSMKLSTVNPQLDFDVDNFIPKDASDPIMPAPLSLPPPPPPLSYSPEGASPGICYASSQGTAMQSVVTSTKHLETAPTFANHHVIPVPSLDGFHSAHSQAGSCMWEDDLQSVVQMGFRGNT; this is translated from the exons ATGGCGCACGACGGGTTcctcggtggtggtggcggaagCTTCCACGCGATGGCGGCGTGGCCGCTGCCGttcgacgccgcggccgcgctgCACGGGGGAGGGTGGGACAGCGACCCGGCGCTCGGCGAGCTCGTGCCATCgccggtgggggtgggggtcgggggcggggTGCACAAGGCCGCGCTGATGGACGAGCTGGCGAGCAGGCTCGGCGGCGtgtgcggcggcgggctcgggggCGGCGgggtgccgtcgccgccgtcgtcgtcgcggtaCGCGTCGTGCTACAGCACGCCGGTGGGCTCGCCGTGCAagcccgcgccggcgccgcctgtGCCTTCCCTGCTCGCCGCGGCGGACGCCATGATCGCCGAGCGCGCCGCGCGGATGTCGTGCCTGGCGGCTGCCGGACACGGCGGCGGGAAGCTCTCACGCGCGGCGAGCAGCCAGTCCCTCctcgcggagacggcggcggccggtggcgtcCACCAGCTACCGGCGAGCGACGGGTCGAGCAGCGACGCTCCTTGTCGGAAGCGGAAGGCGCCGTGCGCCAAGGCTAGAGGCAAGGACGCAGCGACGACCATTGCCAAG TCGCCGGAGCCGGGGACGAAGGCGAAGAAATGCAAGCTGTCCGCGGACGCCGCCGGAGACGAGGACACGAagccggtcgccggcgacgcgggaCACGGCGGCAATGGCAAGGGAAaggtcctcgacgccgccggcgagccaccCAAGGACTACATCCACgtgcgcgctcgccgcggccaGGCCACCGACAGCCACAGCCTCGCCGAGCGG GTGAGGAGAGAAAAGATCAGCGAGCGCATGAAGCTGCTTCAAGACCTCGTTCCTGGCTGCAACAAG GTGACAGGCAAGGCAGTGATGCTTGACGAGATCATAAACTACGTCCAGTCGTTGCAACGGCAAGTGGAG TTCCTATCAATGAAGCTTTCCACCGTCAACCCGCAGCTGGATTTCGACGTCGACAACTTCATCCCAAAAGAT GCTAGTGATCCCATCATGCCCGCGCCGTTgtcgctgccaccgccaccgccaccgctatCCTACTCACCGGAGGGCGCAAGCCCGGGGATCTGCTACGCGTCGTCGCAAGGGACAGCAATGCAGAGCGTGGTGACAAGCACCAAACACTTAGAAACGGCGCCAACATTTGCAAACCACCATGTCATCCCAGTTCCCTCACTTGATGGGTTTCACAGTGCTCATTCTCAG GCAGGGAGCTGCATGTGGGAGGATGACCTGCAGAGCGTGGTTCAGATGGGGTTCAGGGGCAATACATGA